GTAGGCGTAGACGGTGAGCGTCTCGGTCGTGCCCGCCGGGCCGCCGCCCGTCAGCACGAACATGATGTCGAACGCCCGCAGCGCGTCGAGCGTCCGGAAGAGGAGCGCCAGGAGCAGGATCCGCGCGAGGAGCGGCAGCGTGATGCGCCCGAGCGTGGCGAGGCGTCCGGCGCCGTCCACCTGCGCGGCCTCGTAGAGCTCGGCCGGGATCGCGAGGAGCCGCGCGTAGCAGAGGAGCGCCACGAACGGCATCGCGCGCCAGACGTCGGCCAGGATCACCGCCGGGAGGGCCAGCGCGGGGTCGCCGAGCCAGTTGAGCGCCCGGCCGCCGAGGAGGACGTTCACGAGGCCCGCCGCCGGGTGGTAGAGCCACTCGAAGAGCTTCGCGGTCACGACCGCCGGCATCGCCCACGCGAGGAGGAGGAGCGCCAGGGCGAGCCGCCGCCCGCGACGCTGGCGGGCGAGCGCCAGCGCCACGCCGACGCCGAGCACGAGCTCGAGCGCGACCGACCCGACCGTGAAGAGCGCGGTCGTGCGGGCGGCGCCCCAGAAGCGCGGGTCGCCGGCGAGGAAGGCGTAGTTGTCGAGGCCCGCGAAGCGCGCGACGCCGAAGATGGGCACGCGGTGTTGGAGCGAAAGCCAGAGCACCCAGAGGCCCGGGAACGCCGTGAGGGCGCCCAGCGCCACGAGCGTGGGCGACAATAGGATCAGCCCCAGCCGCCGGTCGCCGCGCCGGCGCGCCGTCAACGGAGCGCCTCGAGGAAGTGCTCGAGGCGCGCGTGCCCGTCGGCGATCGCCCGCGGCGCCGGCTTCACGCCGGCGAGCGCCGCCGAGAACTCCGGCTGGAGCGTCGCGGAGAGCAGGAGGTAGTACGGCGTGACCGGACGCGGGCGCCCGTCGAGCATCAGCGCGCGGAGCCGCGGGAGCCCGGGGCGCTGCCGCACGAGGTCGGGATCGTCGTAGAGCGCCGTGCGCGTCGGCGAGAGCGCCGCGCCGAGCGCCATGGCCTTCTGGGCGCGCGCGCTCGAGAGGAAGCGGGCCAGCGCCACCGCGAGCTCGGGATGGCGGCTCCGGCGCGACACGCCGAGATGGGCGCCGCCGGTGGACCCCGCGCCCCGCGGGCCTCCCGCGCGCCCCGGCAGCGGCGCGACCCCGACACGGCCGCGGACGGGCGAGCCCGGCGCCTGGAAGAGATCCATCGCGTACGGCCAGTTCCGGAGAAAGACGGCGTGGCCGTCGCCGAACGCGCGACGCGAGAGCTCCTCGTCGGCCGCCGTCGTCCACGCGGGGCTCACGCCGGTCTCGATGAGACCGCGGAGGAACGCGAGCGCCTCGGCGGCGCGCGCGGGCTCCGGGAAGACGGTGCCGTCCGCCGCGACGAGGCGCGTGCCGCTCGCCCAGAACGCCTCGAGCACGTTCACGACCATGCCCTCGTACTGCTTGCCCTGGAAGAGATAGCCGTCGAGCCTCGGGTCGCGCTCCCCCGCGCGGACGGTGCGGGTCTGCGCCACCAGCTCGTCCCACGTCTGGGGCGGCCGGAGACCGTACTTCGCCAGGAGGTCGGCGCGGTAGTAGAGGAGGCCGACGTTCATGTTCCAGGGGATCGCCCACACGCGCCCGCCGTACGTCGCGGCCTCGACCGTGCTCGGAAAGTACGGCGCGAGCTCGTCCGGCGGGAGCCGCGGCGTGAGGTCGAGCAGCCAGCCCGCGCGGGCGAACTCCGGCACCCAGATGACGTCGAGCATCATGACGTCGAACCCCGGGCTCCGCCCCTCGAGGTTGATGACGTAGAACTGGTGCTGCTCGTCGGAGGTCCACGGGAGCGCCTCGCCCCGGACGCGCACGCCCGGATGGGCCGCCTCGAACTCTCGCAGGAGCCGGGGGAAGGGGTCGGCGGGCCCGAGGATGCGCGCGTACTTGAGGACCAGCGTGACGGACGCGCCGCCCGCCGGACGCTCGGCGCAGCCCGCGAGGGTCAGGAGCGTCGCCAGGAGCGCGACGGCGCGCAGGCGCGGCGCGCCCCGATCGCTCGACCGCGCCTTCAGGTGTTTACCTGAGCTTGAGCCGCAGGTCCTCGTACGGCGCCGAGTACGCGTGGCCGGCGATGAGCCCGAGCCCCGACTCCTCGACGCGCGGGCCCACGCCGTTCACGAACGCGAGCTGCCAGATCGGGACGAACATCGCCTTCTCGTGGATGAGCTGCTGGATCCGGTGCAGGATGGCCTCGCGCCTCTTCGCGTCGAGCTCGCCCGCCTGCTCGCGGAACAACCCGTCGATATCGGGATAGCTCCCGTAGACGTAGGTACCGCCCGCGGCCACGAAGGCCTCGATCCGGGTCGCGGCGTTGCCGAAGGCGCCGCTCGCGCCGTAGGCGAGGTTCTTGTACTTCTTCTCCGACCAGGTCTTGAAGTGGGCCGCGCGCTCGAGCGGCCGCAGCTTCGCGCGGATCCCGACCGCCTGGAAGTGGTTCAGGATTGCCTCCTGCACGTTGGCGTACGAGATGTCGCAGAAGTACTCGCCGGCGTCGAAGCCGTTCGGATAGCCGGCCTCGGCCAGGAGCTGGCGGGCCCGGGCGGGATCGTACGGGTACGCGGGCGGCTGCCAATAGAAATCGAACGTGCTCGGGATGATGCTCCCCGTGAGCTTCGAGTGACCGAGCGTGATGGCCTGGTTGATGGCCTTCCGGTCGACGGCGTAGTTCGCGGCCAGGCGCACGCGGCGGTCGTGCCAGGGCGACTTCGGGTCCCACTGGTCGAGCATGTTGACCCACTGCGCGGCCTGGATGACCGTCGGCTTCAGCGCGAGGCCGGGCGTGCGCAGGACCTCTTCGGCCAGCTCACCGCGGATCGAGTAGACGATGTCCACCTCGCCACGCTTGAGCGCCGCGAGCCGTGTCGCCTCGTCCGGGATCACCTTGAAGACCAGACGCCGGACGCTCGGCGGCTTGCGCCAGTACTGCTCGAAGGCCTCCAGGACGAGCTCCACGCCGGGGGTGGACGAGACGAACTTGTAGGGGCCGGCGCCGATCGGGGCCTTCTTGTAGCCCTCGTCGCCGACCTTCTCGACGTATTTCTTGGGCACGATCCAGCCGGCGCTCGTGGCGCTCGAGTAGAAGGTCATGAAGTCGGGCCACGGGCGCTTCAGGCGGATGCGGACGCGGGCAGGGTCCGGCGTCTCGACCGCCGCGACCATCTCGTGGAGGGTCTTGCCGGCGGCGCCCCGGTAGCGCTCGAACGAGAACTTGACGTCCTCGGCGGTGACGGGGTCGCCGTTGTGGAACCTGACGCCCTTGCGGAGCACGAACTCGTAGACGAGCCCATCGGGCGAGACGCTCCACGACGCGGCGAGGCTCGGCGCCATCGAGTTGCCGGGCATGGCCTTCACCAGCGCGTCGTGCAGCGCGTAGAACACCATGTACGGCGTGATCATCCCCGGAGACTCGGCGGGATCGAACCAGGTGGGCGCGAGCGTGATGTGGACGCCCCACGTGAGCTGCCCCTCGGGCGCGGCGCCCGAGCGCCCCGGCGCGAGCAGGACGGCGCAGGCGAGGAGGGCGACGAGGACCGCACGAGACCGCGTTCGTTCGACCGGCACCGGTCGCTTCACGATGGTCACCTCCCGGAGTGAGGCGATTATCGGCGACCCGGCGGGGTTGTCAATCGCCGCGCGCGACACGCTGGCCTTTTGAGCGTTCCTGTCGTACCTTTCCCAGACAGGCACGGGCGGCGCCGCGCGAGCCCCCGGCAGAGGAGAAACGGCCATGCCCAAGATCAAGCACATCGCCCTCTCGACCCAGGACGTGGACAAGACCGCCCGGTTCTACATCGACGTGTTCGGCATGAAGGAGATCGGCAAAATCGACAGCCCGAGCGCCAGGGGCTACTACCTGAGCGACGGCGACATCAACCTGGCGATCCTCAACTTCAAGAACGACGCGTCGGCCGGGGCCGAGCGCGGCAAGGACTGGAGCGGCATCCACCACATCGGCTTCCAGGTCGAGGGCCTGGAGGCGATCACCGAGCGGCTGGCCGCCGCGGGCTCGAAGCCCCGCGACGACATCAACCAGGCCCTCGGAGTGGGTCAGGGCCACCACCGCTACGCGAACGTCGAGGTGAAGTACAGCGGCCCCGACGGAGTCACGGTCGATGTCTCGGAGACGGGCTGGGTCGGGACGACCGGGTCCAGCGCCTAGCAGCCCTCACTCGCGGCCACCGCGCAGATTGCTCGCTCTGAAGCGCGAAGACGAGCACGGGCCCGACCGCCAGCACGACGGGGTAGTAAGATCCCGCGATAGCTCATCCCGAGCAAAGGAGACGCCCATGGATCCTCATCGCGTGCTGCGCTTCAGCGTTCTGGCGGTCGCGTGGGTCGCCCTCGCCTGCGGGGTCGGCGCCGGCCCGGCGCGCGCCGACGAGACCTGCAACTCGCCGTACATCGCCAAGCTCATCAAGGGTCAGGAGGACTACGTCTACGTCTGGACCCTGGGCGTCGAGGGGCTCGGGGACGGCTCGGACAAGCTCGTGACCGTGGACGCGCACCCGAAGTCGAAGGGCTACGGGAAGGTGATCGCCTCGGTCTCGGTCGGCTCCCGCGGCGAGGCGCACCACATGGGCTTCACCGACGACCGGCGCTTCATCTGGGCCGGGGGGCTCGCGGAGGCCAAGATCTACGTGTTCGACATCGCCACCGATCCGGCGAAGCCGAAGCTCGTGCGGACCATCGCCGACATGGCCGACAAGACCGGTTACCTTGGCCCGCACACCTACTATGCACTCCCCGGCCGGATGCTGGTGCAGGCGCTCTCGAACACCAAGGACAAGAGCGGCGTCACCGGCATGGCGCTCTACAACAACCGGGGCGAGTTCGTCGCTTCCTACGCGATGCCGACCGACGGCGGCGGCGACGGGTACGGCTACGACCTCCAGGTCAACCCGAAGAAGAACGTCATGCTCACCTCGAGCTTCACCGGTTACACGAACTACATGCGCTCGCTCTGGGAGCTCGTGAAGGATCCGGAGGCGATGAAGCGCTTCGGCAACACCATGGTGGTCTGGGACCTCAAGGCCATGAAGCCGCGCAAGGTGCTGAGCGTGCCCGGCGCGCCGCTGGAGATCCGCTGGTCGCTCAACCCCGGGGACGACTGGGCCGTGGTCGCGACAGCGCTCACGTCCAAGATCTGGCTCGTGAAGCAGGACGGCAAGGGCGGGTGGCAGGCGAAGGACGTGGCGACCATCGGCGACCCCGCCAAGGTCCCGCTGCCGGTCGACACCAGCATCACGCGCGACGGCAAGGGGCTCTGGGTCAACACGTTCATGGACGGCACGACGCGCTATTTCGATCTGCGCAATCCGGAGGCGCCGAAGCAGACCTACGCGAAGGTCACCGGCAGGCAGGTCAACATGATCTCGCAGAGCTGGGACGGCAGGCGCGTCTACGTCACCTCGTCGCTGCTCGCCAACTGGGACAAGCTCGGCGCCGACAACGAGCAATTCCTGCGCGGCTTCACCTGGAACGGCAAGGAGCTCAGGCAGGTTTTCGAGCTCGACTTCACGAAGGAGAAGCTCGGCCGCGCCCACCACATGAAGCTCGGGTCGAAGGCGCTGCGCAGCGCCGCGGCCGGCCCGCGGCGCTCGCGCGCGTGACGCCGCGCTGAGGCGGGGCCCGTGAGGGTCGGCGGCGCGCGCGCCACGCGGCCCGTGGCGGCCGGGCTCGCGCTGCTCGGCTGGCTCGCCTGCGCCCCCGCGGCGGGCGCGCACGAGGCCGAGCCCCTGCCCGCCCTCGACTTCGAGCCGCCGCCTCCGGGCAGCTACACGTTGCACCGCATCATGGCGGCGCCCGACGGCGCGGTCCTGGGCATCGACGGCCGTGCGCAGCGGCTCTCCCGGTTCACGCGCGACCGCATCACGCTGCTCGGATTCATCTACAGCACGTGCGTCGATCCGGGCGGCTGTCCCCTGGCGTACCGCGTGTTCGACGCGCTCAAGCAGGCGATCGTGGCGACGCCCGCCCTGCGCGACCGGGTGCGGTTCGTGACGCTGTCGTTCGATCCGGCGCGCGACACGCCGGAGGTGATGCGGCGGTACGGCGGGAGCCGCGTGAGCGACGAGGGCGACGGAGTGCGCTGGTACTTTCTCACGACCCGCTCGGCACAGGAGCTGATGCCGCTGGTCGAAGGCTTCGGCCAGGACGTCCACGTGACGCTCGACCGGTCGAACGGGACACCGCGGCGGGAGCTCTCGCACGTGCTGAAGGTGTTCCTGATCGACGGCGCGGGCTTCGTCCGCGAGATCTACACGTCCACCTTCCTCCACCCGCGGACCGTGCTGAACGACATCGAGACGCTCCTCCTGGAGGAGGGCGTCAGACCCTGAAGGAGCCCAGCATGTCGGCGCCCGGACCCGTGCCGCCGACGGCGGCGAACGCCGCGTGGCCCAACGTCCTCCACACGCGCATCGCCGACGTCGTGGGGCGGATGGGCCCGCCGCCCTGGTCCAAGCGCCTCATCGCCGACGAGCGCCAGCTGGTGACGCTGATCGCCAGCCCGCCGGGCGGCGGCAATCGCCCCCACTGGCACCGGGACTTCGACGAGTGGTGGGTCGTCCTCGCCGGGCGCCTCGAGTGGGAGCTGACCGGCGGGATCGTCGTGAAGGCGGCGAAGGACGACATCGTGTGGGTGCCCCGGGGAACGGTCCATCACATCAGGAACGTGGGCCAGGAGCTCTCGCTGCGCCTCGCGGTGGCCATGCCCCCGGCCACCCACTACTTCAGTCCCTGCGAGCAGTGCGGTTACACGGACGACGGTCCGCGCGAGTGGTGCGCGTGAGGGCCGCCGTCTACAGGCGGTGGACCGGGAAGATGATGCGGCGGATCGCCTCGACCTGCCGCGCCGCGACCTCCTCCGCGCGCCGGCGCTTAGGCTCGGGGAGCGGATCGGGCGGGTCCCACAGCGTCGGCGCCGCGAACGCGTAGCGCTCGAGGTCCGGGCCGAACGACGCCGGCAGCTCGGCCGGCAGCTCGACGCCGTTCAGGACCGCCCACGCCGCGGTCCAGGCGCGCGCGACGTTCGGCAGGTCGTAGCCGCCGCCGCCCAGGCAGAGGAGCCGGGGCGCCAGCTCGGCGATGCGCGCCACGGCGCGCGCGAAGCCCTGCACGTCGAGTGCTAAGTGGGTCAGCGGGTCGGTGCGGTGCGAGTCGATCCCGAGCTGGGCGACGACGACGTCGGGGCGGAACGCGCCGAGGAGCGGCGGGACGACCTGCTCGAAGGCCGGCAGGTAGACGGACGAGTCGGTATAGGGCTCGAGCGGGAGGTTCACCGAGTAGCCGAGCCCCGGGCCTTCGCCCGCCTCCTCGACGAAGCCCGTCCCCGGGAAGAGGTAGTCGCCGGACTCGTGGGTCGAGATCGTGAGCACGCGCGGGTCGCCGTAGAACGCGTACTGGACGCCGTCGCCGTGGTGGGCGTCGATGTCCACGTAGGCGACGCGGAGCCCGCGCGCTTTCAGGTGGAGGATGGCGAGGACGGCGTCGTTGACGTAGCAGAACCCGGAGGCGCGCGCCGGCAGCGCATGGTGGAGGCCGCCGGCGAAGTGAAAGGCCCGCGTCGCCGCGCCGCTCGCGACCAGCTCGGCCGCGAAGAGCGAGCCGCCCGCGCAGAGGCGCGCCGCGTCCCAGAGGCCGGGGAAGACCGGGTTGTCGCCGGGGCCGAGGCCGTAGCGCGCGGCGTGCGCGGGCGGCGCGCCGGTGTTGGCGGTCTTCAGCACCTCCAGGTACTCGCGCGTGTGCCAGCGCGCGAGCGCGCTCTCGTCCGCGGGCGCGCCCGCGTGGACCGCGGCGTCCGGGAGCTTCGTGAGGCCGTACGCCTCCATGAGGCGCCAGGTGAGCCCGAGACGCTCCATCCGGAGCGGGTGATGCGGTCCGTAGTCGAAGCGGACCCACGCGTCGGAGTGGACGAGCGCCGTCTTCACGTACGCTTCCAGGGGCCGGACTTGCCACCGGACTTCTCGACGAGCTGGATCCTCGCGATCGTCACGCCGCGCTCCACTGCCTTGATCATGTCGTAGACCGCGAGCGCCGCGACCGCGGCGGCGGTGAGCGCTTCCATCTCCACGCCCGTCTTGTCCACCGTCCGCACGCGGGCCAGCACCGTGAGCTCGCCGCGCTTGAGGTCGTCCTCGAACGTGACCTCGACACCGGTGATCCGCAGGGGGTGGCAGAGCGGGATGAGCTGCGGGGTGCGCTTGGCGGCCATGATCCCGGCGAGGCGCGCGACGGCGAGGACGTCGCCCTTGGGGGCGTTGCCGCGCCGGATCACCCGGAGGGTCGCGGGCGTCATCCGCACCACCGCCCGGGCGACAGCTTCGCGGGCGGTCTCGCGCTTCCCGGAGACGTCGACCATCCGGGCGGCGCCCTCCGCCGAGAGGTGGGAGAGGCCGCGAAACGCGCCCGCGCGAGCTTTCTTCAGGCCGTGACGCCGGAGCGGGCGTGCTTGAGGATGGCCTCCATGCGGTCCTTGGCGATCAGCTTCAACTTCTTCAGCTCGCTCATCCGCCACTGCTGGTCCGCCGAGAGCGGGGAGCTTCGCTTGAGCGCCTCGAGTTCCTGGTCGTGGGCCCCGTGTTCGGTGCGGAGGCGCCGGAACTCCTCGTTCTCGGCCATCAGTCGCTCGATGAGGGTCTCCTGGTCCATGCGGGGCCTCCTTCGGTGGAGGGTTGGCCGGTCACGGTGGTTGCCGGCCTCGTTATAGCTCCGGGAGGCTCCGAGTGTCAAGCTTGCGGCGCGAGCCGATGAGGTGCGCCGCGCTCGCCTTGAAGACCGCGGTGACCGCGACGCCCTCGGCCAGGCCGAGGTCGGCGACGGAGCGCGCCGTGACCGTCGCGACGAGGGGGAAGCCGACGTCCACGACGACGCGCGTGCCCGGCGTCGTCGGGACGACGCGCGAGATCGTGCCGCCGAGCCGGTTGCGGGCGCTCGACAGCGGGACCGTCTCTGTCGCGAGCGCCAGCGTGACGTCCTCGGGCCGGATCCCGAGCCTCACCAGCTCTCCGGCCTCCCCCACGGCCGCGACCTCGAGCTTCCGGCCCGCCACGTCCACGAGGGTCACGCCACCCTCGCGGCCGAGGACCCGCCCCGTCACGATCGTCTCGACGCCCACGAAGCGCGCGATCTCCTCGGACGCGGGCGCGTGGAAGACGCGCGCCGTCTCGTCGAGCTGCAGGATGCGGCCGCCCATGAGGACCGCGACCCGGTCGGCGAGCGCGAGCGCCTCGCTCCGGTCGTGCGACACCACGACGGTCGTCACCCGGTCGGCGCGCAGGATCCCGGCGAGGTCGGGCAGGAGGGCCGCGCGCGTGGGCTCGTCGAGCCCGGCGAACGGCTCGTCGAGGAGCAGCACGTCGGGCTCGAGCACGAGCGCGCGCGCGAGCGCGACGCGCTGCGCCTGGCCGCCCGAGAGCGTGCGGGCGCGCTGGTCGCGGAGCGGCGCGACGTTGAGCCGCTCGAGCCAGCGGCGGACGCGCGTCTCGCACTCGTCCGCCGCGACGCCGCGGAACGAGAGCCCGAGGGTGACGTTGTCGCCCACGGTCATGTCGGCGAGGAGGGGCTGCTGGAAGACCATCGCGATCCGCCGGCGCTCGGCGAGCGCCCGCCCGGCGTCCACGGCGCGGCCGCGGAAGCTCACCGAGCCGAGCGCCGGCCGCTCGAGGAGCCCGAGCACGCGCAGCAGCGTGGACTTCCCGCTCCCGTTCGGGCCGATGACCGCGAGGACCTCGCCCTCGCGCACCTCGAGCGCCGGCACGTCGAGCGCGTCCGTCCCCGCGTAGCTCACCCGGACGCCCGCGAGCTCGAGGACGGCGGGCGCCATCAGGCAGGGAGCACGTGGATCGAGCCGCGGTGGATCGAGAACTGCCACCGGCGGTCGCGCTCGATCTCGAGGATCTCGTAGACGAGGTGCGGCACCTCGACCTCGAGGTCGAAGTCGCCCTGCGCCGGCGCGCCGGGCGCCTCGAGGCGGAGGCGCAGCGACCACACCGTGCCGAAGTCGGCCTCGCCCACGATGCGGCCGGCCATGAGGTTCATGTGGTGCTGGGGGTCGGGCGCGCCGCGGTCCTTGCGGATGAGCCGCACGTACTCGGGACGGATGAAGAACGCGATGGGGCTGTCGGGGGGCGGCAGGTAGGAGCGCGTCGGCGAGTTCACGGCCTCGAGCGTCTGGCCGCGCCAGCGGAGCTGGATGCGCTCGGGCGTCGCCTTCACGACGGTGCCGTGGAGCACGTTCCGGAGGCCCATGATCCCCGCGACCGCCGCCGACGCGGGCTGCCAGAGGAGCTCCGCGCGCGGCGCCGACTGGATCACGCGTCCGCCCTCGTAGACGACGATGCGGTCGGCGAGCCGGTACGCCTCGGTGAAGTCGTGCGTCACGACGACCGCGGCCGTGCCCCAGGCGGCGAGGACCTCGCGCAGCTCGTCGCGCAGCGCGCGCCGGAGCGGGGCGTCGAGCGCGGAGAGCGGCTCGTCGAGCAGGAGGAGCGCGGGATCGATCGCGAGCGCCCGCCCGAGCGCGACGCGCTGACGCTGGCCGCCGGAGAGCTCCGACGGGTAGCGCGCCTCGAGCCCGCCGAGGCCGAGGCGCTCGATCACCTCGGCGCTCCGGCGCCGTCGCTCGCCGTGCGGCCGGCCGCGCAGGCCGAAGGCGACGTTCGCGGCGACGGTGAGGTGCGGGAAGAGGGCGTAGCCCTGGAAGACGTAGCCGATCCGCCGCCGCTGCGGCGGCAGGTCCACGCCCGACGCCCCGTCGAAGAAGACGCGGTCGTCCACGACGATGCGGCCGGCGTCGGGCCGGACGAGCCCCGCGAGGCATTGGAGCGTCAGCGTCTTGCCGGCGCCCGACGGACCGAAGAGCCCCACGACGGATTTCTCCGCGCGCCAGCCCACGTCGAGCGTGAATCCGGGATACCGCTTGACGATCTCGACTGTGACCACGGTCAATACCGGAGCCGAGCCAGCCGGCTCAGGCCGAAGAGCAGCACCACGACGACGCCGACGGCGATCAGCGCGAGGGCGTTCGCCTCGGGGAGCTGCGCGCCCTGCACGCGGTCGTAGATCGCGAGCGGCAGCGTCTGGGTCCGCCCGGGGATGTTGCCCGCGACCATGAGCGTGATCCCGAACTCGCCGAGGGCCCGGCAGAAGGCCAGCACGGCGCCGGCCAGCACGGAACGCCAGGCGAGCGGCAGGGTCACGCTCCAGAACACGGACCACTCCGAGCGCCCGAGCGTCCGCGCGGCCTGCTCGAGCTGGTGGTCCACGGTCTCGAACCCCGCCTGGGCCGACTTGATCAGGAGCGCGATCGAGCCGACGCACGCCGCGAGCACCGCGGCGCCCCACGTGAACGCCAGCTCGAGCCCGATCGCGGCGAGTGCCTGCCCCACCGGCCCGCGGCCGCCGATGACGAGGAGCAGGTAGTAGCCGAGGACGGTCGGCGGCAGCACCAGCGGCAGGACGACGGCCGCCTCGAGGACGTTGCGTCCCGGGAAGCGCCGACGCGCCAGCAGGAGGGCGACCGGGATGCCGATCAGCAGCGTCAGCGCCGTCGCGGTCAGGGCGACGCGGAGGGAGAGCCACACGGGGAAGAGGTCCATGCGCGGTCAGAGCTCCCCGGGCAGCCTGAACCCGTAGCGCTTCATGATCGGGCGGCCCTCCGGCCCGTTGACGAACTGGATGAACGCCAGCCCGAGCTCGGGCCGCGGGCTCCGCCGCACCACGGCGGCGACCTGGTCGAGCGGCACGTGCAGCGCGGAGTCGATCGGCGCCCAGTCGACCTCCGGAACGTCCGCGATGGACCGGGCGACGATCCCGGCGTCCACCGCCCCGGTCTGGACGAACTGGAGCGTGTGGCGGATGTTCTCGCCGTAGACGAGCTTGGGCCGGACCGCCTCCCAGATCCCCGTCTTCCGGAGGGCCTGCTCGGCGGCCCGGCCGTAGGGCGCGTGCGCCGGGTTCGCGATGGCCACGCGCCGGACGCGCGCGTCGAGGAGGCTCCGGAGCTCCGGGAGCTTCGGCCCGAACGCCTTCGCGGTGACGAGGACGATCCGCCCCTGCGCGTAGAGCGTCCGCGTCTCGGCGAGCAGGACGCCCTCGGCCACGAGCGCGTCCACGAACGACCGGTCGGCGGCGAAGAACACGTCCGCCGGTCCGCCCTCGCGGATCTGGTAGGCGAAGTTCCCCGTCGAGCCGAAGACGAGCGTGACGCGCGCACCCGTCGCCTTCTCGAAGCGCGGCGCCAGCTCCCTGAACGCGAACGCAAGGTCCGCCGCGGCGAACACCGTGAGCGACGGCGGCTCGGCGGCGACGCTCGAGCCGGGGGAAAGGGCGAGCCACGCGAGGGCTACGCCGAGGAGCAGCGGGCGCCGCATCACGCCCCACATTCTACAGTCGGCGCCGCTACGGGGCGCTGCGCTGCTGGATCACGGTCAGCGCCCAGTTCACGAGGAAGACGACGACGAGCAGGAGGACCGAGAGCGCGAGCGCGACGTCGAAGTTCCCCTTGCCGGTCTCGAGCACCATCGCCGTCGTGAGCGTACGCGTCTGCCCCTTGATGTTGCCGCCGACCATCATCGAGGCGCCGATCTCCGAGATCACGCCGCCGAAGCCCGCCATGACCGCGGCGAGCACGGGCAGGCGCGCCTCGCGCAGCACGACCCAGACCATCTGGACGCGCGAGGCGCCGAGCGCCAGGAGCTGCAGCCGGAACGCTCGCGGCACCTGCTGGACCGCGGCGAGCGTCATCCCGGCCACGATCGGCG
The sequence above is a segment of the Candidatus Methylomirabilota bacterium genome. Coding sequences within it:
- a CDS encoding SCO family protein, whose protein sequence is MRVGGARATRPVAAGLALLGWLACAPAAGAHEAEPLPALDFEPPPPGSYTLHRIMAAPDGAVLGIDGRAQRLSRFTRDRITLLGFIYSTCVDPGGCPLAYRVFDALKQAIVATPALRDRVRFVTLSFDPARDTPEVMRRYGGSRVSDEGDGVRWYFLTTRSAQELMPLVEGFGQDVHVTLDRSNGTPRRELSHVLKVFLIDGAGFVREIYTSTFLHPRTVLNDIETLLLEEGVRP
- a CDS encoding ABC transporter substrate-binding protein; translated protein: MKRPVPVERTRSRAVLVALLACAVLLAPGRSGAAPEGQLTWGVHITLAPTWFDPAESPGMITPYMVFYALHDALVKAMPGNSMAPSLAASWSVSPDGLVYEFVLRKGVRFHNGDPVTAEDVKFSFERYRGAAGKTLHEMVAAVETPDPARVRIRLKRPWPDFMTFYSSATSAGWIVPKKYVEKVGDEGYKKAPIGAGPYKFVSSTPGVELVLEAFEQYWRKPPSVRRLVFKVIPDEATRLAALKRGEVDIVYSIRGELAEEVLRTPGLALKPTVIQAAQWVNMLDQWDPKSPWHDRRVRLAANYAVDRKAINQAITLGHSKLTGSIIPSTFDFYWQPPAYPYDPARARQLLAEAGYPNGFDAGEYFCDISYANVQEAILNHFQAVGIRAKLRPLERAAHFKTWSEKKYKNLAYGASGAFGNAATRIEAFVAAGGTYVYGSYPDIDGLFREQAGELDAKRREAILHRIQQLIHEKAMFVPIWQLAFVNGVGPRVEESGLGLIAGHAYSAPYEDLRLKLR
- a CDS encoding ABC transporter substrate-binding protein, giving the protein MKARSSDRGAPRLRAVALLATLLTLAGCAERPAGGASVTLVLKYARILGPADPFPRLLREFEAAHPGVRVRGEALPWTSDEQHQFYVINLEGRSPGFDVMMLDVIWVPEFARAGWLLDLTPRLPPDELAPYFPSTVEAATYGGRVWAIPWNMNVGLLYYRADLLAKYGLRPPQTWDELVAQTRTVRAGERDPRLDGYLFQGKQYEGMVVNVLEAFWASGTRLVAADGTVFPEPARAAEALAFLRGLIETGVSPAWTTAADEELSRRAFGDGHAVFLRNWPYAMDLFQAPGSPVRGRVGVAPLPGRAGGPRGAGSTGGAHLGVSRRSRHPELAVALARFLSSARAQKAMALGAALSPTRTALYDDPDLVRQRPGLPRLRALMLDGRPRPVTPYYLLLSATLQPEFSAALAGVKPAPRAIADGHARLEHFLEALR
- a CDS encoding cupin domain-containing protein encodes the protein MSAPGPVPPTAANAAWPNVLHTRIADVVGRMGPPPWSKRLIADERQLVTLIASPPGGGNRPHWHRDFDEWWVVLAGRLEWELTGGIVVKAAKDDIVWVPRGTVHHIRNVGQELSLRLAVAMPPATHYFSPCEQCGYTDDGPREWCA
- a CDS encoding VOC family protein, giving the protein MPKIKHIALSTQDVDKTARFYIDVFGMKEIGKIDSPSARGYYLSDGDINLAILNFKNDASAGAERGKDWSGIHHIGFQVEGLEAITERLAAAGSKPRDDINQALGVGQGHHRYANVEVKYSGPDGVTVDVSETGWVGTTGSSA
- a CDS encoding acetoin utilization protein AcuC, with amino-acid sequence MKTALVHSDAWVRFDYGPHHPLRMERLGLTWRLMEAYGLTKLPDAAVHAGAPADESALARWHTREYLEVLKTANTGAPPAHAARYGLGPGDNPVFPGLWDAARLCAGGSLFAAELVASGAATRAFHFAGGLHHALPARASGFCYVNDAVLAILHLKARGLRVAYVDIDAHHGDGVQYAFYGDPRVLTISTHESGDYLFPGTGFVEEAGEGPGLGYSVNLPLEPYTDSSVYLPAFEQVVPPLLGAFRPDVVVAQLGIDSHRTDPLTHLALDVQGFARAVARIAELAPRLLCLGGGGYDLPNVARAWTAAWAVLNGVELPAELPASFGPDLERYAFAAPTLWDPPDPLPEPKRRRAEEVAARQVEAIRRIIFPVHRL
- a CDS encoding sugar ABC transporter permease; the protein is MTARRRGDRRLGLILLSPTLVALGALTAFPGLWVLWLSLQHRVPIFGVARFAGLDNYAFLAGDPRFWGAARTTALFTVGSVALELVLGVGVALALARQRRGRRLALALLLLAWAMPAVVTAKLFEWLYHPAAGLVNVLLGGRALNWLGDPALALPAVILADVWRAMPFVALLCYARLLAIPAELYEAAQVDGAGRLATLGRITLPLLARILLLALLFRTLDALRAFDIMFVLTGGGPAGTTETLTVYAYRGLFQMLQLGFGSAIGVVVFVLVMAVAWAYLRRGRGNAVAA
- a CDS encoding selenium-binding protein SBP56-related protein, with the protein product MDPHRVLRFSVLAVAWVALACGVGAGPARADETCNSPYIAKLIKGQEDYVYVWTLGVEGLGDGSDKLVTVDAHPKSKGYGKVIASVSVGSRGEAHHMGFTDDRRFIWAGGLAEAKIYVFDIATDPAKPKLVRTIADMADKTGYLGPHTYYALPGRMLVQALSNTKDKSGVTGMALYNNRGEFVASYAMPTDGGGDGYGYDLQVNPKKNVMLTSSFTGYTNYMRSLWELVKDPEAMKRFGNTMVVWDLKAMKPRKVLSVPGAPLEIRWSLNPGDDWAVVATALTSKIWLVKQDGKGGWQAKDVATIGDPAKVPLPVDTSITRDGKGLWVNTFMDGTTRYFDLRNPEAPKQTYAKVTGRQVNMISQSWDGRRVYVTSSLLANWDKLGADNEQFLRGFTWNGKELRQVFELDFTKEKLGRAHHMKLGSKALRSAAAGPRRSRA